Proteins found in one Plasmodium sp. gorilla clade G2 genome assembly, chromosome: 14 genomic segment:
- a CDS encoding DNA-directed RNA polymerase, alpha subunit, putative — protein sequence MPFLLLITLWLHIIIVIYKCVNIFKSSYIPNAGNLLILENKNKRGKIKFILNKNKEEENIKRKILRKYIIYSTGDENEYVNINDNYKIFQKKNFIKKYHVKDEEIKEYIEQIKQNRTSGYEPKFPEDTFRTPDGLSNIILDYKYKNDNLKIHNYYYFFLYFLKKLQDEKQRKIKLKKRMEGKGDEYGDIIDDDIDNRLIDVQEFLFLKKKGFFEGELYTWKNWVLLNRGEWRDTIVYGDEDDNTKCNDNKKGSNSSSNTYGDDNIYNIYNIYNIYNIYNNYNNESYDIKTLRPLVEPKMKRMPIEYWGSFRAIDFNVNHYPIYKKLFDYFNKINVNENEETGKFYPFLFYPRFSIGRDRAGLGYGDAQYFGNYGDFYEKRKEREEKLRKRKIEIESNENINDIYDNNNMDYKSYEKILSSNIHKETFIDKDDFGPNFIKIEEATDIIKYPQNGKLYQKFYIGPLNITDGHTFGSLIKYVCQTQIYGYAIVAIKIHNMNEDTKIDNVQEDLLEIALNISDVCIYSKEINLESNIRLIFKGPLMLVAGMIPLPSHLNIINKEHYICTIKEGGFIDISIKIEYGKGHWLTYDKGLYKRERGSDNDCMKKREIKEVVNKNYMPISSSFGACRMIRLTVHKIATKYWCEDRCEFTDPKQMLVVEIWTDCRMLPKNVLLYGIKNIKKILRKFREMIVKDNDFTFQTEDEEIKNLWPAIDKYKYLQTRQKMEGGPPIHNIDEDVLNQQIETNKSFDPFSQEIMNPNNFPKHSNIQLPIQDTPPPFIDTLEWLKMEVKKENKKKKITQGKNSKNQIHTNQDKFNKKKKYDYDEYLNHRLSDILDEK from the coding sequence ATGCCGTTTCTCCTTCTTATTACCCTATggttacatataataatagtaatatataaatgtgtaaatatttttaaatcttCATATATACCGAATGCTGGAAATTTGTTAATacttgaaaataaaaataaaagaggaaagataaaattcattttaaataaaaataaagaggaagaaaatataaaaagaaaaatattaaggaaatatattatttattccaCTGGGGATGAGAAcgaatatgtaaatataaatgataattataaaatatttcaaaaaaaaaattttattaagaaATATCATGTAAAGGATGAAGaaattaaagaatatattgaaCAAATAAAACAGAATAGAACTAGTGGTTATGAACCTAAATTTCCAGAGGATACATTTCGAACCCCTGATGGATtatcaaatataatattagattataagtataaaaatgataatttaaaaattcataactattattattttttcctttattttttgaagaaATTACAGGATGAAAAGCAAAggaaaattaaattaaagaaaagaatGGAAGGGAAGGGCGATGAGTATGGTGATATTATAGATGATGATATTGACAATCGTCTGATAGATGTTCAggagtttttatttttgaagaAGAAAGGTTTTTTTGAGGGGGAGTTGTATACATGGAAAAATTGGGTTCTATTGAATAGAGGTGAATGGAGAGATACAATAGTATATGGTGACGAGgatgataatacaaaatgtaatgataataaaaaaggtagtaatagtagtagtaataCTTAcggtgatgataatatatataatatatataatatatataatatatataacatatataataattataataacgaatcatatgatataaaaactCTGAGACCGCTAGTAGAACccaaaatgaaaagaatgcCCATTGAATACTGGGGAAGTTTTCGAGCTATCGATTTTAACGTGAATCATTAtccaatatataaaaaattattcgattattttaataaaataaatgtaaatgaaaatgaagagaCAGGTAAATTCTAtcctttccttttttatccTCGTTTTAGTATTGGAAGGGATAGGGCAGGTCTAGGATATGGTGATGCTCAATATTTTGGTAATTATGGAGATTTTTATGAGAAGAGAAAAGAAagagaagaaaaattaagaaagagaaaaattGAAATTGaatcaaatgaaaatataaatgatatatatgataacaataatatgGATTATAAAAGTTATGAGAAAATATTAAGTAgtaatatacataaagaAACTTTTATTGATAAAGATGATTTTGGTCCGAATTTTATAAAGATTGAAGAAGCTactgatataataaaatatccaCAGAATGGTAAATTATATCAGAAATTTTATATTGGACCTTTAAATATTACTGATGGACATACTTTTGGatctttaattaaatatgttTGTCAGACTCAGATTTATGGATATGCTATTGTTgctataaaaatacataatatgaatgaagaCACCAAAATTGATAATGTGCAAGAAGATTTATTAGAAATCGCATTAAATATCTCAGATGTTTGTATATATagtaaagaaataaatttagAATCTAATATTCgattaatatttaaaggaCCCTTAATGTTAGTTGCTGGTATGATACCCTTACCTtcacatttaaatataataaacaaagaacattatatatgtactatTAAAGAAGGTGGATTTATAGATATCTCaataaaaatagaatatGGAAAAGGTCATTGGTTAACATATGATAAaggattatataaaagagaACGTGGATCAGATAATGACTGTatgaaaaaaagagaaataaaagaagtagtaaataaaaattatatgccTATTAGTTCTAGTTTTGGTGCATGTAGAATGATAAGATTAACTGTTCATAAAATAGCTACCAAATATTGGTGTGAAGATAGATGTGAATTTACTGATCCAAAACAAATGCTAGTTGTAGAAATATGGACAGATTGTAGAATGTTACCAAAAAATGTTCTTTTATAtggtattaaaaatattaaaaaaatattaagaaaatTCAGAGAAATGATTGTTAAAGATAATGATTTCACATTTCAAACAGAAgatgaagaaattaaaaatttatggCCAGCtattgataaatataaatatttacaaacAAGACAAAAAATGGAAGGAGGACCACCTATACATAATATTGATGAAGATGTTCTTAATCAACAAATAGAAACAAATAAATCATTTGATCCATTTTCTCAAGAAATTATGAATCCAAATAATTTTCCAAAACATTCAAATATACAATTACCTATACAAGACACACCACCACCTTTTATAGATACATTGGAGTGGTTAAAAATGGAAgtcaaaaaagaaaataagaaaaaaaaaataacacaaGGCAAAAATAGTAAAAACCAAATACATACAAATCaagataaatttaataaaaaaaaaaaatatgattatgATGAATATCTAAATCATCGTTTATCAGATATATTGGacgaaaaataa